One part of the Pseudemcibacter aquimaris genome encodes these proteins:
- a CDS encoding amidohydrolase family protein codes for MKLANVCKTLLGVSVLSVASFAFAQEADNRAPMVVHDKNPFPSSYKPWPSVMTAITNAHILTGDGGEIEKGTVLMDGGKIVAVGADVDIPAGAHVIDGTGKFVTPGVIDMHSHMGIWTDGGNDVRAKNTAGLWGEHSIWPQTPNFPAAVAAGVTTQLQLPGSANQFGGRSVTLKMVPGRSTEDMKFPGAPYGIKMACGENPRRVHKSQGGMSTAMGVFEGYRSSWIEATEYKKSWDKYYADYEAGKDVKAPKRDLKNETLMGVLNGEILIQQHCYRADEMVNVINMSKEFNYKVTSFHHVVEAYKIADLLAEEDICAGMWADWWGFKLESFDGIDENVPMMAAAGGCAIVHSDSDNGGQRLNQEAAKAWADGKRVGLDFTRGEVMKWITSNPARAIGLEDQIGTLAPGYNADVVIWNGDPFSVYALAENVFIDGALHYDRSNQENQWITDHALGYVTAGDHQ; via the coding sequence ATGAAACTTGCAAATGTCTGTAAAACGCTTCTCGGTGTTTCGGTTTTGTCGGTTGCATCTTTCGCGTTCGCGCAGGAAGCCGATAATCGTGCCCCCATGGTGGTGCATGATAAAAATCCATTCCCGAGTTCATATAAACCGTGGCCATCGGTAATGACGGCCATCACGAACGCACATATTTTAACCGGCGATGGCGGTGAAATTGAAAAAGGCACCGTGCTGATGGATGGTGGTAAAATTGTTGCTGTTGGTGCGGATGTTGATATTCCGGCTGGCGCGCATGTCATTGACGGTACGGGCAAATTTGTAACCCCCGGTGTGATCGATATGCATAGTCATATGGGGATTTGGACCGATGGTGGTAATGATGTACGTGCGAAAAATACGGCGGGTCTTTGGGGGGAGCATTCCATTTGGCCGCAAACACCAAACTTTCCGGCGGCCGTTGCAGCGGGTGTAACCACACAATTGCAACTTCCGGGTTCTGCGAACCAATTTGGCGGCAGAAGCGTGACCCTTAAAATGGTGCCGGGCAGAAGCACCGAAGATATGAAATTCCCGGGTGCGCCATACGGCATTAAAATGGCTTGCGGTGAAAACCCAAGACGGGTCCATAAATCACAAGGCGGTATGTCCACGGCGATGGGTGTATTCGAAGGATATCGCAGCAGCTGGATCGAAGCCACGGAATATAAAAAATCATGGGATAAATATTACGCTGATTACGAAGCTGGAAAGGACGTAAAGGCACCAAAGCGTGATCTTAAAAACGAAACATTGATGGGCGTTCTTAACGGTGAAATTCTTATTCAGCAACATTGTTACCGTGCCGATGAAATGGTCAATGTGATTAACATGTCCAAAGAATTCAATTACAAGGTGACATCATTCCACCATGTGGTTGAAGCCTATAAAATCGCAGACTTACTTGCAGAAGAAGACATCTGCGCCGGTATGTGGGCCGATTGGTGGGGCTTTAAGTTGGAAAGTTTCGACGGTATCGATGAAAATGTGCCGATGATGGCGGCGGCCGGTGGTTGCGCCATTGTCCATTCCGACAGTGATAACGGTGGTCAGCGCTTAAACCAAGAAGCCGCAAAAGCATGGGCCGACGGTAAACGTGTCGGGCTTGATTTTACCCGCGGCGAAGTGATGAAATGGATCACATCTAATCCGGCAAGAGCCATTGGCCTTGAAGATCAAATCGGAACGCTTGCACCGGGTTATAACGCCGATGTGGTGATTTGGAATGGTGACCCGTTTAGTGTTTATGCGCTTGCGGAAAATGTGTTTATTGATGGCGCGCTTCATTATGATCGCAGTAATCAGGAAAACCAATGGATTACCGATCATGCCCTTGGCTATGTCACAGCGGGAGATCACCAATGA
- a CDS encoding RidA family protein: MLRRTLFASAAAALLAACGKTDDPAPEAASNDTPAGSGGKIDAKLAELGVELPEASVPIAAYTPWRKVDNIVYIAGQGPSDKGTVGKDYTTEQAYELAKEAVILSLSQLKAACGGDLDRVKQCVQLQCIVRSTSDFTEQHLVANGASELLRDIFGDAGLAARAAVGTNSLPVGFVVEIIATFEVA, from the coding sequence ATGTTACGCAGAACCTTATTTGCATCCGCGGCGGCGGCATTACTTGCGGCCTGCGGCAAAACTGATGATCCAGCGCCCGAGGCCGCATCAAATGACACCCCGGCTGGTTCGGGCGGAAAAATTGATGCAAAACTTGCGGAACTTGGTGTTGAATTACCGGAAGCATCGGTTCCGATTGCTGCCTATACCCCTTGGCGTAAAGTGGATAATATCGTCTATATTGCCGGACAGGGCCCAAGTGACAAAGGAACCGTGGGCAAGGATTACACAACGGAACAGGCGTATGAACTGGCAAAAGAAGCCGTCATTCTATCTTTAAGCCAGCTTAAAGCCGCCTGTGGCGGCGATCTTGACCGCGTAAAACAATGTGTGCAGCTTCAATGTATCGTAAGATCAACATCTGATTTCACAGAACAGCATCTGGTGGCCAATGGCGCATCGGAATTACTGCGTGATATTTTTGGTGATGCGGGTCTTGCCGCGCGCGCCGCCGTGGGTACAAATTCATTGCCCGTTGGTTTCGTCGTCGAAATCATCGCCACGTTCGAGGTCGCGTAA
- a CDS encoding TraR/DksA family transcriptional regulator — protein sequence MSLDTNKYKKLLLERQEELLALINEHKEDSAPVELDQTMVGRLSRMDALQNQAMAEEVKRRRDNELLRIKAALARIPEDEYGYCLNCGDVIAEERLDLDPSISLCNKCAV from the coding sequence GTGTCCCTCGACACAAATAAATATAAAAAGCTTCTCCTTGAAAGACAGGAGGAGCTTCTAGCGCTTATTAATGAACATAAAGAAGACAGCGCCCCCGTCGAACTGGACCAAACGATGGTCGGACGACTTAGCCGCATGGACGCCCTTCAAAACCAAGCCATGGCCGAAGAAGTAAAGCGCAGGCGCGACAATGAATTATTACGGATCAAAGCGGCTCTAGCCCGCATACCAGAAGATGAATATGGCTACTGCTTAAACTGTGGTGATGTCATCGCCGAAGAACGCCTCGACCTTGATCCATCCATTTCACTTTGTAATAAGTGTGCTGTTTGA
- the rimK gene encoding 30S ribosomal protein S6--L-glutamate ligase: MDNFSVGWEEWLALPELGLPALKAKTDTGAKTSALHAFAIQPFGSDEKPFVRFGIHPVPDNPDIVVHCSAPVVDRREITSSNGQTELRYVIRTPVTVGERTWEIEITLTNRENMQYRMLLGRSALEEIAVQPMESFLQPELSFDLYNKIARRKPIKRPLRIGILTREPNNYSTKRMVEEAEKRNHTVELIDTRRCYLNIQSHSPEVHYDGKPLPHYDAIIPRIGASLTFYGMAVVRQFEAMGTYCLNAASAIGASRDKLAAHQILARHRIPMPTTAFASSPKDTSSLLDLVGGSPTVLKLLQSTQGRGVVLAETKKAGEAVISAFQNLDANFIAQEFVKEAAGTDLRCFIVGRRVIGAMMRTAGEDDFRSNLHAGGTAKRVKLTSEEKSIAVKSAKVLGLRVAGVDLIRTDSGTKVLEVNSSPGLQGIEKTSRKNVAETIIEHIEKNVPSTIRHGKGKKNKI, from the coding sequence ATGGATAACTTTTCCGTTGGTTGGGAAGAGTGGCTTGCTCTTCCGGAATTGGGGCTCCCTGCCCTTAAGGCAAAAACAGATACAGGGGCAAAAACATCAGCCCTACATGCATTTGCAATACAACCCTTCGGAAGTGACGAAAAACCATTTGTAAGATTTGGTATCCATCCTGTTCCTGATAATCCGGATATTGTTGTTCATTGTTCCGCACCCGTGGTTGACCGACGGGAAATTACATCATCAAATGGACAGACGGAATTACGTTATGTGATTAGAACCCCCGTCACGGTTGGTGAGCGAACTTGGGAAATTGAAATCACACTGACCAACCGCGAAAATATGCAATATCGCATGCTTTTGGGACGCAGCGCGCTTGAAGAGATCGCAGTTCAACCGATGGAAAGTTTCCTGCAGCCGGAACTCAGTTTCGATTTATATAATAAAATCGCCCGTAGAAAACCGATCAAACGCCCTCTACGAATTGGTATCTTAACAAGAGAGCCGAATAATTATTCAACAAAGCGCATGGTCGAAGAAGCGGAAAAAAGAAATCACACAGTAGAATTGATTGATACAAGGCGCTGTTACCTTAACATTCAAAGTCACAGCCCCGAAGTTCATTATGACGGTAAACCCTTACCCCATTATGATGCGATCATCCCACGGATTGGCGCATCACTCACTTTTTACGGGATGGCGGTCGTACGTCAATTCGAAGCCATGGGTACATATTGCTTAAATGCGGCATCCGCTATCGGTGCATCACGTGACAAACTGGCTGCACATCAAATTCTTGCTCGCCACCGCATCCCTATGCCAACAACAGCATTTGCCAGTTCACCAAAAGACACATCAAGTTTACTTGATCTTGTTGGTGGATCACCAACAGTACTTAAGCTTTTACAAAGTACGCAAGGGCGTGGTGTGGTTCTTGCTGAAACCAAAAAAGCCGGCGAAGCGGTAATAAGTGCATTTCAAAATCTTGATGCGAACTTCATTGCGCAGGAATTTGTGAAAGAAGCCGCAGGAACCGATTTACGCTGTTTTATTGTTGGGCGCCGCGTCATCGGCGCAATGATGCGAACTGCCGGCGAAGACGATTTTAGATCAAACCTACATGCAGGCGGAACGGCAAAACGTGTAAAATTAACATCCGAAGAAAAATCAATTGCTGTTAAGTCAGCAAAGGTATTGGGTTTAAGGGTCGCGGGCGTTGATCTGATCCGAACGGATAGCGGCACCAAAGTTCTGGAAGTTAACAGTTCACCCGGGCTTCAGGGCATTGAAAAAACATCAAGAAAAAATGTCGCAGAAACCATTATTGAACATATTGAGAAAAATGTTCCCTCGACAATTCGCCATGGAAAAGGTAAGAAAAACAAAATCTAA
- a CDS encoding RidA family protein yields MKRRNFFAAAGATALGASLLASKANAQSAGKVDAKLAELGVEVAAAAAPVAAYVGWRKVGKLVYIAGQVPSGPDGLVTGKLGDNMTTEQGYQAARYCGINILSQLKSACDGDLDKVKQCIQIQGLVNSTDDFTEQHLVVNGTSELFRDIWGEPGLAARAAVGTNSLPLGICCEVLAVFEVA; encoded by the coding sequence ATGAAAAGACGTAATTTTTTCGCGGCTGCGGGTGCCACCGCCCTTGGTGCATCACTACTCGCGAGCAAGGCAAACGCACAAAGCGCGGGCAAGGTTGATGCAAAGCTTGCGGAACTTGGTGTTGAGGTCGCGGCGGCCGCTGCCCCTGTTGCCGCCTATGTCGGCTGGCGTAAGGTTGGTAAGCTTGTTTATATCGCGGGACAGGTTCCAAGCGGGCCAGATGGTCTTGTCACCGGAAAACTTGGTGATAACATGACAACGGAACAAGGATACCAAGCCGCCCGTTATTGCGGTATCAACATCTTAAGCCAGCTAAAATCGGCTTGTGATGGTGATCTTGATAAAGTGAAGCAATGCATTCAAATTCAGGGACTTGTTAATTCAACGGATGATTTCACAGAACAACATCTTGTTGTGAACGGAACATCGGAACTCTTCCGTGACATCTGGGGCGAACCAGGCCTTGCGGCACGTGCCGCCGTTGGTACAAACAGCCTGCCGCTTGGCATTTGTTGCGAGGTTCTTGCTGTATTTGAGGTGGCGTAA